One Gammaproteobacteria bacterium DNA segment encodes these proteins:
- the def gene encoding peptide deformylase produces the protein MARLEILQFPDPRLRHEARPVERVDDGVRRLVDDMFDTMYDAPGIGLAAPQVNVSLRVITIDISEHKDAPLCLINPTILERRGEEVMEEGCLSVPDFFEEVRRAEWIRFSALDRDGRTIEQEAEGLLAVCVQHELDHLDGKLFVDYLSSLKRQRIRKKLEKAQRQGRGPHAGSRAHTAL, from the coding sequence ATGGCCAGACTAGAAATCCTGCAATTCCCCGATCCCCGCCTGCGTCACGAGGCCCGTCCGGTGGAGCGTGTGGACGACGGTGTGAGGCGCCTGGTAGACGACATGTTCGACACCATGTACGACGCCCCGGGCATCGGCCTGGCGGCCCCCCAGGTCAACGTCTCCCTGCGGGTCATCACCATCGACATCTCCGAGCACAAGGATGCGCCCCTGTGTCTCATCAACCCCACCATCCTGGAGCGCCGCGGCGAAGAGGTGATGGAGGAGGGCTGCCTGTCGGTACCCGACTTCTTCGAAGAGGTGCGGCGGGCGGAATGGATCCGCTTCTCCGCCCTCGATCGTGACGGCAGAACCATCGAACAGGAGGCCGAGGGCCTGCTGGCGGTGTGCGTGCAACACGAACTGGACCACCTGGACGGCAAGCTGTTCGTGGATTATCTATCGTCTCTGAAGCGCCAGCGTATCCGCAAGAAGCTGGAGAAGGCCCAGCGCCAGGGCCGCGGCCCCCACGCCGGTTCCCGCGCCCATACCGCCCTCTAG
- a CDS encoding LysM domain-containing protein translates to MTWALGGAVVAQPATLAADHPDQYVVRKGDTLWDISGRFLQQPWQWPELWERNPQIDNPHLIYPGDVVSLVYRDGRPMLTVRRGGGGRPVVRLGPEVRSEPRETGIPAIPLDAIGAFLNASTVVTDETLAAAPYVVSVGKEHLIGSPHSNIYVRGVGEGDTRFAVYRRGRAYTDADGPGGGEYLGHEALHVADVEVVRDGDPATARVLRSNRELLAGDRLLPLAEDHFTEPFVPHAPDGEVRGSIISVFDGVTQIGPNQVVVLNVGENQGIESGHVLAVWQKGPLVEDRFVEQPDRRTASYEESNGGVAADMGEFFNRISDAVGSIRKEQAPLVALPDERAGLVMVFRTFERVSYALVMEAGRAMHLYDRVTNP, encoded by the coding sequence ATGACATGGGCCCTCGGTGGCGCCGTGGTCGCCCAACCGGCCACGCTGGCGGCCGACCACCCCGACCAGTACGTGGTCAGGAAGGGCGATACCCTGTGGGACATCTCCGGTCGATTCCTGCAACAGCCCTGGCAATGGCCCGAACTCTGGGAGCGCAACCCCCAGATAGACAATCCACACCTTATATATCCCGGTGACGTCGTCAGCCTGGTATACCGTGACGGCAGGCCCATGCTCACGGTACGGCGCGGGGGCGGCGGGCGGCCGGTCGTGCGGCTGGGCCCGGAGGTCAGGAGCGAACCCCGGGAGACCGGCATACCGGCCATTCCCCTGGACGCCATCGGCGCGTTCCTCAACGCCTCCACGGTGGTGACGGACGAGACTCTGGCGGCGGCACCCTACGTGGTCTCAGTGGGCAAGGAGCACCTCATCGGGAGTCCCCATAGCAACATCTACGTCAGGGGGGTGGGGGAGGGCGATACCCGTTTCGCCGTGTACCGCCGCGGGCGCGCCTATACCGACGCCGACGGCCCCGGCGGGGGCGAGTACCTGGGGCACGAGGCCCTGCATGTGGCGGACGTGGAGGTGGTGCGGGACGGCGACCCGGCCACCGCCCGGGTATTGCGGAGCAATCGGGAACTGCTGGCCGGTGACCGCCTGTTGCCCCTGGCCGAGGACCATTTCACGGAGCCCTTCGTTCCCCATGCACCCGATGGCGAGGTGCGGGGCAGCATCATCTCGGTATTCGACGGCGTGACCCAGATCGGCCCGAATCAGGTGGTGGTACTCAATGTAGGCGAGAACCAGGGCATCGAGAGCGGCCACGTGCTGGCGGTGTGGCAGAAGGGCCCCCTGGTGGAGGACCGGTTCGTCGAGCAGCCCGATCGGCGCACGGCGAGCTACGAGGAATCGAATGGCGGTGTGGCCGCGGACATGGGTGAATTCTTCAATCGTATCAGCGACGCCGTAGGCAGTATCCGCAAGGAGCAGGCCCCCCTGGTGGCTCTGCCCGACGAACGTGC